The sequence below is a genomic window from Ipomoea triloba cultivar NCNSP0323 chromosome 10, ASM357664v1.
CTATGTTCGGTCTGTAAGAATGGACCAAAAGTATTTCCAAGTTTAGAAAATTATATGattaaaatgtcacttctttGACTTGTTTTAAGGAAGAAGGCAATTCAACCATGCAGGCAAACTATTTTCACCTCAATACTAGAATAAAAAGGCAGGCAAATTTTAGCATAAACAGCAATACAGCACATTAGAGAGGGAAAGTAAGAGCAAATCATGCTGCAATCATGATATTGGCAGAAAGACTAGATTAACAATATACAAGCACCAAAGGCTGAGAGTTGAGCAAAAGGCTATACTGGTGATTGTACAGCTTTTCAAGTACAAAAACATCATTTTCAACAAAACTATCTGGATCTAGATTTACCGATATATGGATCAAAGATTGTACATTCTAAGAATCATGCTGAGCAATTTGTACTAAAGaccacaaaaataaaatgaaccAGAATCTATGATGGCAAGTACTTGATCAGTATCCAAAAACAATTGCAACCCTCCAAGCATCAAATACTAGCAAAAGGTCTTCTCCACATTGTCCCCAGGGCAGATGAAAGAAAGTTCATCACAAAAACACAATTTAACATGAAGACCGAGGTGCACATGCATAGTCTGCATCTTCGGAAGCACACTAACGCCTGAAGCTTGTACAATTGTGACAGAACAACGGATCCTCACCGCTAGAGTATATGCGAAAAAGTTGTCCACTGTACTTGAGAGCTAACCTTTTAGACTGCTCAATAGCAACTTTAGATATTTCTGACATAGCCCTATTGAGTTTATTCTCTGGGTGATCGTCAATGAGATACTTTGCCAATTCAACCCTGAAAAAAAGAAGTACAAAAATTCCAGATTCAAACATTATGCAACATCCAACAGGCAAATATGCATTTCATTGATGAAGCCATAATTTCCTTAATGAGTTAAAGTAATAAATCATACATGTGATTCAAAAGAAGAGTGCATATACAAATTTGTGCCCCACCATAAAGATATGCATTAGATCAAAATAGAAAATCAGGACGAAGTTGCACTCTTCATTCCCAAAAACATGTTAAGACAAAAAAAGAAGCACATTTCTACTTTGTATACATTCATAGACCAGAATGGAGCATGACATGTAAAGCCATAGATCATTAAACAACAGATTCCATAAATGTGTTCACCCAATGAACATGTATTGCtgcattaaattcaaataaaatcaTAAAGAACACTGTTCCCATAGTTGCGCAAAAAAGAGGATTTTctgatttataaaaaatatatagtaaggAACACTTACATATTCCTCATATCCAATACACCAGAGGAAAGTGGAAACCACCCCCCCAGggaaatataaaaacaaaatcaaaggCATATAAACTCATTTGTGATAACAATTGTGATTGTAATTATCAAAATGATGCTCCCTTCatcctattttatgtgtctagttcagttaacgaggcttgactcgttttcaaaaaaaaaaacaaggctCGACTCAAGTTatttagaatttaatttttttttgtaatacttagtttagtattagtacataaaaattatatatttagaaacaacaTTAAAAGTCCTGTTAAACATAGTAACcccaatttaaaaaattaaatgtcaacTGTAGAATTTTGTACACTTGTCAAATGCAATTGTTTCAACACTTGAAAGGAGATATACATCAATGATTAAAGATGTTTGTATTGTTATAAAATGATGTCAACCAGTTTTTGTCTTAAAAATGGTATTATGTACCATTTATATATCATTCTAGAttataaaatgtaattttgCCACTTTGCGTTGCTTTGTATACATACGCAAGGTGGAGCTTCAATTTACACTTGATCTTTAAAGCCAAGGCCAAGGGGGGCTCTGCTGCACTTTTCACCTTAAAAGACATTGGGACAGTGGGTTCTCTTTCAAACACGTATCCAACTCTTCATATAAAGGGTAAAGTAAAAAACAGATTTTGTTTAGGAGATAATTACACCGAGCCAATATTGAATGATATGGTAGAATGATGGTGAAGTTACTGTTTTGGATATAAATAGAGAAAGGATAAATAGTAAAGTGGCTTTGAAATCATACCCGAGTTCATCATTTGAGTCAAATCCTCTATCCATGGGCTTCATTGACAGTGGTGCGGAAATTAGCTTTCTATAAAGTGCACAAACAGCACTCATACAAAGTTCACAATCATCGTCAAATGCCAAACGCATTTCATTTTGATCCAGCCATGGCCCGCTCCCAACTTTTTGGGGTTTCAAGTTGAGGTGTGAAGAAGCTGTAGACTTGCCCGCCATTGGACTTACTATTGCTTCACACTTAACTCTAGCTATGGACTCATAACCTGACATTCTAGCATCACCATGATTTTTCGGGCTGTCAAATACCGGTGTTACTTCTGTTTCATGCAGGAGTTTGCGCTTCTGTACACAAAAGGAAGAACTATCCCCATCATCATCATTGCCAAAGATTCTTTTTCTCTGTAAGCTTTCTCCCTTTAATTCATTCATCTTAGGGCCAAGTCCCATTCCACTTTTCCCTAAAATTTCAGCATCATCCAGAGGCATCTCATGAttctcatcctcatcatcactGAGAAGAACCACATATGGCACTGTAATAACAGAAAGTGGATATGAAACAAAAATAGATCAATGGCAATAGGCATCAGGAAGCATCAAGTCATCAACTTTGACTAACATGATATATAGTCACTTATATGAAACACACAATTAACAACAAATAGGCCGGGCATGTATATAtgcaactttaatttaataGCCTTTGGAAGCAGACTTGAAGAAAGTATATAAGCACAATCCCCATCCCTAGAGAACAGACTTGCAGCCATCAAACCCCAAACTTTAATTTAAGCATTTTAAGcatatacaataaaataaaagaccAGAGCACTAAATACGAAATAAATTAGGGTAATAAGAGATccaattatttgtattatacCTTCATTCGTGGGACTACTACTACTACCACCAACTTTGGTGGCACTAGGTCCCAGGTGATTTTGAGTACCAAAAGAAAGCTCATCATCTAATTTATCAGCAATGTTGCTCACGTTTGGGACTTTTGTAGCAACAAAAGCTAAATCCTCTTCCATGCGAGACACCCTCTTGTCCAACCACGCATATCTTTCCTCAGAAGCCTCCAGTCTCTCCTCAACTTCCTTTTTCTCAGCCTTCAACTCTTCGATTTCTCGTTTGAGGCGGGCGTTGTTTTCACCCAAATCTATATTCTCCTTTTTCAGCCTCTGCAATTCGACCCCCATTTTGCAATTCTCAAATTCTAGAACCTTCTGGGCCGACTCGTTCGCTTTTTTCAAACTCTCTATCTCCGCCTTGAGCGCATTTTCTCGGTCGGTCAGTATTTTCTGGCCCAGGCTAAAGTCCATTCGCTGAAAAGACGTCCTTAGGAAATCAACCACCTCTGAAGCCGAGGAGCTTGCAGTGATACCGGTCGAAACCCCTTTTCCCGGTATGGACTCGAAACCCATCGGAACTtgttcaaaaggaaatgaaacctTACAAGAAAAAGGATAAGATGAAGGTGCAAAAGGCGTGCAGATTTTTACAGAAGAGAAAATGCAGATTTAAGTTTATGCAATACTGTGTGACTGTGAAGGACTGGGCGTGGCAGAGTGTTTCGTTCCTTCCCCGAGACGTTTTAGTTTATGCAATACTGTGTGACTGTGAGCTTCAACTCGACGTAAAGTGTGTGTCTTTTGACTTTTTGGGTTAGTGTATTTAATCGTGGCTTATttttaaaagggaaaagggtcaaataggccctcgaactatagctcattgtgcaattagactctcaaactttaaaaaagttcaattaagccctcaaacttgttattttggagcaaatagacccttgaacttatttatgacctgtaatagcaggtcataAANNNNNNNNNNNNNNNNNNNNNNNNNNNNNNNNNNNNNNNNNNNNNNNNNNNNNNNNNNNNNNNNNNNNNNNNNNNNNNNNNNNNNNNNNNNNNNNNNNNNNNNNNN
It includes:
- the LOC116031968 gene encoding uncharacterized protein LOC116031968, giving the protein MGFESIPGKGVSTGITASSSASEVVDFLRTSFQRMDFSLGQKILTDRENALKAEIESLKKANESAQKVLEFENCKMGVELQRLKKENIDLGENNARLKREIEELKAEKKEVEERLEASEERYAWLDKRVSRMEEDLAFVATKVPNVSNIADKLDDELSFGTQNHLGPSATKVGGSSSSPTNEVPYVVLLSDDEDENHEMPLDDAEILGKSGMGLGPKMNELKGESLQRKRIFGNDDDGDSSSFCVQKRKLLHETEVTPVFDSPKNHGDARMSGYESIARVKCEAIVSPMAGKSTASSHLNLKPQKVGSGPWLDQNEMRLAFDDDCELCMSAVCALYRKLISAPLSMKPMDRGFDSNDELGVELAKYLIDDHPENKLNRAMSEISKVAIEQSKRLALKYSGQLFRIYSSGEDPLFCHNCTSFRR